CCGAATGGTCGAAAGACGATGAGCGATGATGATTGTCATTCGATCAACCATCAGCTCATCGAGAGCCCTGCGAACATGCGCCTCACTGGCTGCATCGAGATGGGACGTTGCCTCATCGAGGATGAGGACCGGAGCGTTTTTGAGGAATGCCCGCGCGATGGAAATCCGCTGTCTCTGCCCACTGGATAGAGGTCTCGTTTCGTTTCTATGGCAAGCGACGCGGTTTTGCCGTTGCTGTTATCCGAGCGTCATACTTCGGCTCTACGAGTGAACAATGCATCGTCATCTCTTTGTGTTGTTCCTGCTTGCGCTCACCCAGATCACCGGTTGGGGCATGGTGAGTATCCTGCCTGTGATCGCGACAACGGTCGCGAAAGAATTCCGAACCTCGCTGCCGATGGTCTTCGTGGGGACGTCTTTGATGTTCGTCACGATGGGGCTCGCCGCCCCTTGGACGGGCCGCGCATTTCGCATGTTTGGAGCACGTTCAGTCATGGCAGTGGGCGCAGGCCTGATCGGGGCAGGGCTTAGCCTCCTGGCTTTGATGCCGAGCCTTTCGCTATTCTGGGCTGCTTGGGTATTGATCGGGATGGCAGGCTCGATGTTTCTGACACCATCGGCTTATGCTTATATTGCGGATTACGCAGAGGATCGGGCGCGCAGTCTCATTGGCACATTAATGCTGGTGACGGGTCTTGCGGGCAGCGTCTTCTGGCCCGTTACCGCATTTCTCGAGAGTGGAGTTGGCTGGCGTGCAACAGTTCTAATCTATGCCGGTATCATGGCTTTTGTCGTCTGCCCGCTCGTTCTAATCGGCCTGCCGGCGACTGGAACAGCGACCGTGCCTGCCACCAGCGCAAGAAGTGCTCGCAAGGGCCCTGTCTTCGCCCTTCTCGTGACCGCCATCGCTTTGAACAGCTTCGTGACGTTTGGCATTGAAGCGGTAGGCATCCAACTCTTGCAGGCGACCGGAATGGAACTTGCCAGAGCCGTCGCGGTTGCCTCGCTTTTGGGGGTCTTTAAGGTCGGCGGGCGCGTGATTGACCTCCTCGGCGGAAATCGATGGGACGGGCTGTCCACCGGGATCGTGTCCGGCGCAATGATACCCATCGGTCTTGCGGTAATGTGGATTGGCGGTCAAGGCATCCTGTCTGTGGCTGGCTTTCTCGTGATCTACGGCGTAGGGAGCGGGGCTTTCGCTGTTGCCCGAGCGACAATGCCGCTCGTCTTCTTTGAGAAATCCGACTATGCCGCCGCAATGGCTACTATTGCCTTGCCGATGAACCTGATCAACGCACTGGCACCGCCGGTACTGGCTGCGCTGATGGCGGGGACCGGAGCGCATCCGGTCCTTGCGGTTCTTGGAGCTCTGAGCACGATGGCCTTTCTCGTTTTGTGGCAATTGAATCGCAAGCGGTCGTGGAGTGCAATCGCTGGGTCATTGTGGCCGACGCACTTTTGTTTCAACCTCCATAATGCCGCAAGCGGGGAGGTGAGCATCTGCAACAATAGAGATTGTCCAGATCTGGACGGGGTAGAGAAGGCGGCAT
The Agrobacterium tumefaciens genome window above contains:
- a CDS encoding MFS transporter, with product MHRHLFVLFLLALTQITGWGMVSILPVIATTVAKEFRTSLPMVFVGTSLMFVTMGLAAPWTGRAFRMFGARSVMAVGAGLIGAGLSLLALMPSLSLFWAAWVLIGMAGSMFLTPSAYAYIADYAEDRARSLIGTLMLVTGLAGSVFWPVTAFLESGVGWRATVLIYAGIMAFVVCPLVLIGLPATGTATVPATSARSARKGPVFALLVTAIALNSFVTFGIEAVGIQLLQATGMELARAVAVASLLGVFKVGGRVIDLLGGNRWDGLSTGIVSGAMIPIGLAVMWIGGQGILSVAGFLVIYGVGSGAFAVARATMPLVFFEKSDYAAAMATIALPMNLINALAPPVLAALMAGTGAHPVLAVLGALSTMAFLVLWQLNRKRSWSAIAGSLWPTHFCFNLHNAASGEVSICNNRDCPDLDGVEKAASGQAIKRSKFFKFLLKPIISERF